GGGGCAAGCGTGTGTCTGATGGTGATGATCTGACCTGCTGCACGGCCATCTTCTTGTTGGGCTGCCCGGTCACAAACGGCTGCAAcctgacaacaaacaaaaacaagacgtttcaaaccagcccccccccccaaaaaaaaattgtcattttggaGGAAGACGGCAGGGTGGGGACTGGGAGGGGGGCAGTGCCCTGAGAAGCCCCCACTGTGTTCAACATGTGCTGTgcgaacccccccgccccccttgccTCCCAAGAGGGACTTTTCCACATGACCCCCCCAAGAATTTGTCATGAATACTAAATGGAGCCCATGATTATTATTTCCAATCAGCATTATTATCATTCATTAATGATGATGATTCTGATTGGTGGGGGCCAGCCGGTGCCCGGAATCACGTCATTTGGCGGGAGCGACTCGTGTTTCAGCGTTTACGAGTGACAGAAAGTGAGCGGTGCAGGTCAGAGGTCAAAGGGCGGCAGACTTTTGGGCCCGGCCCGGTCTCCGTGACGACCGACTCGAAGAGGAGCCCGCGGGGGAGCGGCTCCcgacgcgccgccgccgccgacaacAACAGGCCCATATGTGGCGCTCTCACACGTGTCGCCGCCGCAGATGTCTCTCTCGGCTGGATTTCGCAATCAATTTTGTCTCTTGTCGCTTCGCCTTGTACTACTGTGACAATATTACTCATTCAATGTCCTTTTCTAGCCAAAAATACCCCCAAAATGACTCCCAAAAAATGCAGATCAACATTCAACACGTGCCTTCcgcaaaaacaaagaataggggatgaggggggaaaaaaaagcccagaaaAGTACCTTTAAAAAGAGAAGATTTCATCACTGTCCAACGTCATCCGGAGGACCTAATGAGGTGCCCATGGCCCCCCGCATTAGGCTATCGGTAGCCGCTGGCTTTAGCGGCGCAGCGCTAAGCTGATTAGCCTGAGCCGCAAAGGCGACTGACGGAGTTTAgctgctggattttttttggggtgcgctTAAAGGCACAATCGAGGAAGTGGAATCCCTGCATGGCCAGCAATCTAAATCCACGTTCTCACGAAGACAGCACACCCCCCCTTGCCCCCTGCGTCTCGCTGTTCTGTGTGAAAGGTATCGACCGAGGTGAACGTGGACCTGCAACTTTTTCACCTTCAGAAGTCGAACCGACGCATCTGCCGTGCACTGTCCAACAACTGTTTTCAACTTGCATCGGCCACTTCAAAACTGCTGTGTCATGTGTTGCACACCCcccttttacacacacacacacaaacacaccaatcATCCTTATTGGGTGACAGCTCTCACACTAAGTCAGAAGCGGAAAATTTCTAGGTCAGTGACATCACCCCCGCCCCTTCTGACTGGTTTCTACGAAATAGCTACAAAATGCCGAGGCCGCACGAAAGGGGGTAAAGCGTGACTTCAGCTTCGATGGAAGAAGCAAAGGGAAGATGACTTTTAACCTCAACCAACTTGTGTTTCTTGATTCCTGGATAGTGCCGCATAAAAGCGGTTAAGCGACAAATGCTTTTGACACAACCGATTCAAAGAAACGAGTGCTCACCTGGTACGCTTTACACCCCTTTAACACACACATAACACAGAAAAGTCCTGCCTGTAATTCAGAAGCTGAAAAAGGTTCCAGCTCAACAGCGTCAACCCCCACGCGTTCGCATTTGTTTTCacacaacaagaacaaaagagGAAGCAGCGGGGGGCGGAGGGGAGCCGAGACTGTGCGAAAGGGGTTAGTGTGCGTTTCATTTCAGGAAAAGAACCAACAGCAGGATTACATTCGGACGCTTGCAAGCCACAAAAGCGGTTAGGCGATGATTGCTTTCAACAAAAGGGAGCCAAAGACCAGCGTCTGGTGCAGGGCGGTCCCGACTTCACAGCACCCCCTTTCACACAGGCGCCAACCTGCTTCTCTCTGAAGTTCAGTCAGCGGCTGGTGCGACTGACACCTGCTGCAGCCGccggtgccgccgccgccgccgccgccgccgccgccgccgccgccgccgccgccgcctgggAGAAAACCTGTcccgcacccccaccaccaccctccccgGCTCCCGCCCGCAAGCGTCCGGGGGAAGGGGGTGTTGGTGGGAGCGGTAAACATCTGCCGGCTCAAATGCTGAGCTGCCAGCTTTCTCCACTGCGGAAAACCAACACAGACTCCCGCCGGAAAACAAACCCCATCAGgaattctctttctttctctcaatgaagaaaaaaaaacaacgagagGAAGTACACCGGAGGGCAATTTGACACTATTTCTGgatcctgcttttttttcccactgaggCTGTCGAGAACGGGGGCGGGGATGTTCGGCAAGCGCACCGGCAGCTTACACATCGCAACCATGCGAGCAAAATATGTCAGGAAGGCAGCTGAGAAAGACCCCCTAACCCCAGCATGCCACTTCTGACGCCATTTGTTCCGCGACTTCAAGTCGCAGAATCCAGATTTGATACTTGGGTCGCTTGACTACGGCACCAGAGGGACGAACGAGAGCCTgactgcataaaaaaaagaaaaatcgggTCCCAAAACCAACTTCCTCACTCTTCCCAAAGGTGCAGTATTCAACTTGTGCAGGGCCCCACTTTTGGCCCGCACATTTGAAACTTGGAAACACCTCGACTAATGCAGGGCCACCAGTAGATGGCACCGATGGCTCATTGTCAGCATAATTTGGGCGTTCGTTGGGTGCATTTTGTGCAGCCTCGCTCTGTTCTACTGCTCTACtgtaaaaagaaaggaaaaaaagggagaattAAACGAGGTTTGGggttgcttccccccccccccggtgtaaTGAGAGCGTCTATTCTTTCCCTTGGTAGATTCGGCGTAtgtctgtgggtgtgtgtgtgtctgtccaaATGCTCCGCAAAATGGCTGACGGCAAAATTCAAGTCGATCAAGTTTGTCATTAACGATGATGCATGAGAAGAGCCCCCCCCCGGAGAAAAACTGCAAATTGAAGCCTTGAGCAGGGTGTGAAAGTGGGAAAGCTCGAGGCCAAGTGGGGGTGGAAAGGGCCGCGGGGGGCTGTCGAACGCGGAGCCCCACAATGCCTCAGTGTGGCCCCCTCAGCAACAAGGCACAATGGCTGCACTGTCAGCAGAGCCGCGCCGTCGCTCTTTCAATAACAAGCTCAAAGGCTGCcgtgctgaccccccccccccccccccccacaccccgggCCTTCTTTTGGGGGCTTTTTCTCAGGCTGCGCCTGACCGAGAAATGACGGCCTCTTTTTTTGCTAACGCGTGGCTAGCTTTGCTGTAATTGTGTTGGTTTCAAATTTTGCGAGATTGCTGGCGCCACCATTAGCAGCACCGCTAGCAACATTGACAGTACTGCTGTTAGCATCATTGTTAGCATCACAGCATAGCCTTGTTTTACAAGTACATTGCTTCACTTGGCAGACAAAGGTGTGCCCCCTTTGAATTTTGAGGGATTCAAATCACTACTCAGATGCCTCACGTTAGCAGCAATATGCTAGCATTTTGCGCTAACAGCAGCATAGTACCGTTTTAggcaaaatgcaaattgttaaacacacaaaaaggtgTGTTGAATTTTGAGGGATTTAAATTATGATCAGGACAAACCTCAGATTAAAGAAGAGCATTGTTAACGGACATTAAGAAAAAATTTTGGGGTGGAAATTGAAGTGAGGATGTGGCTAGCCACTAACCTTTTCCCCAGGCAGCTGAGCGGCGTACTGAGGTTGAGTGACCTGCTTCCCGGCCTTTGGTAGCGTCCGCTCTGCCTGCTGGTGGCGGCGGATCCTCGGGGGGACTGGGCGGGGCTGGCTGGGGGCTTGAGGTTGAGGTCCTTAAGCACGTCGTAGTTGATCTTGGTGGAGATTTTCTTTTGCTCCAGCATCTTGCCGATGGCCTCGTCGGCCGTGTCCGCTCGGATGTCCGCCCGGCGCTTCGGCATCGCTCGCTGTTTGGAAAACGACACGTGACCACCAAGTGGTCAAGGAGCCTCGAAGTTCACGACGGAGCAACATTGGAAGTCAACTGAAGAAGCTAACTCTTATGGTGACGTTGAAGCTAATGTGAGAGGGAACGCTCAAAGCTAACTTTGGAAGCCAACAACACAAACACCGAACTGACCTACCCTGTAACGCGGGAAGCTtaactgcaaaacaaacatgtccgGACGCTAACGACGGAGGTAACGTTGAGGCTAACCTTGGAATCTAGCGTTGCAAGCTCACGTCACAAGGTATCATTGGTCTTCCGTAGCGCTAACAGCGGTTACGTTGGAAGCAAACTTTCATCTCTGAATTGAGATTCCAATCTCGACGCTAACTCAAGAAGCTAACGTGGCCTTCCTGAAGTCTGAATATAGCCATGACTCTAAACCAACTTTGGAAGCTAAAATTAGAGCTAGCGTTGGGTTCTTGAACTGATtccacaaagatttttttttaggctacgCGGCCATAGACAATTGTGGACCAGAGCTAGCATTCCAAGCTCAAGTCATTTGGATTCGTGTGGCAAAGCAAGTCAAGACTTGGtaccttcttcttttccttgtaAATGCCCAACTCCTTTTCCATGGCTATCTTGGCCTCCTTTTCTGTACACAAAAACAGTCCTTtggcccaacaacaacaacaacaacaacaagaatgtTGTGCTTTGTCACGATGATGAGGAACCTTTTTGCTCTTTGAGGTAGTCAGAGTTCTCCGCCATCCAGAGAGCCGTCTTGACCTTGATCTCGTTTTCACTTAGCAGATActgcaaaccaaaacatttgttcTTCGCCATGGAGTCATATCTCAAATTAAAGGTACTTTCAAGGGTTTTTCTCAGATGCGTAGCTATGTTGCCAGTCCATGCTTGCATGATGACGTTATGACCTCACAATATGCTTTTTTGCACCGTGAACGCAGCCAAGCCGCTCAAAACGTCCCTAGTAACAAAGTCAAAAATTACATTGCACACAAACCACATCGAGTCACACCTCAAATTAAAGGGCTTGAGCTGGCCTTTCCATAGATGCAACTACTTTGCCAATACGTCATCATATGGTGAGGTcatcaccaaaaaacaaaaaaacaaaaacaaacaaaaaaacatgtaccaGTTCGATCTCGTTATCATCGATGCCGCTCAGGTCCAGTTCGCCACCTTCCGCAGAACTTTctgtcacacaaacaaacagaagcAACAGAAACGTGTGTGATTTGTGACATCACGGAAAAGAAGCTTCCCGGTTGAAAAAAAGACGGAAAACTAAAAtctggtcgggggggggggggtgcgggggggcgaGCCGCTCGCTATCTGGCGGGTGCAGCCCTCCAAGAACTTCCTGTGCGTTAAGTGCGAGCTGATAAGCAGCAGGCAGGCAGCGGCGTCGCCGATAAGACTtggggtggtggggaggggtgggggtcgtCACTTGGGCTGAAGACTGAAGAGCagaaatccccccccaaaaatgaaatgcaaacgtCTTCTACAGGGTAAACGGAGGTCAGCTCATCATCATttctcctgctttttttttgggggggggggggggggggcgtgatgaTGTGGTTTGCCTCGCTTCTCTTTgttagccccccaaaattctctTTTTGGTCTTTTTAGTGTTTCTgctactacccccccccccttgttcaCCAATGCCCTCCAAAAGTGTTCTTCCACGTCAACCTCTTGACCAAATGTGCTTTGATTCCCATCATTGATCATCCTCTCcatcttttctccccccccccccccccccccgtcatccACTTTTTTGCTCTATTCGGCGAGCTTTTCTTCCCTCGCCGTTTTTTTTAGCTTATTTGATGTCCACCAAGAGCTGaacagacaatttttttttaaaaacaacaacaaaaaagttgcgCTTGCATCTTTAGcgttttctttcatgttttgttgtcGTGTCCACCCTGTCAACTTTGCATGTCGATGCGACACTTATTAGCGTGATGTACCCCCGCTCCCCTCCCCCTTTTTGGAAAGATCAAATAACGTCCGTAAATCAGAGTGCTGACGCTATCCGATGCATATTTAATACGATTATGGTGGGTAGTTGTCCCATGACGTCTGTGATCCACTGGTTGAAGGAAACTTTGactttctcctctttcatctcaaactgcttcaaacaacaaagcgtgtgaaggAAAAGTTACGTGTTGTGTTCATGGTTTTGGGGTCAGATTtagagatggatttttttttttcttttctcggtTGGTTTTTAACCTCCATCCTGATCTTCACAACCCGCACTCATGACATCACGGGTGgtgaaaacaaagtaaaaagcaGGTGCCGAGTGTGAAACCTTCCGTACCTTGTGTGTGGGCTCACCAGGCTCAGTGCCAGActgcccaccccccctcctcactCCCAAGACTCCTTCACACCCCCTCCTCACAGAAACAAGCATCCAGCCGGGCAATAAATAGAGCGGCAGATTCTCGCTGACACGGGCGGGCCGGGGCCAGCCCATTAAAACGCGACCCGTTCGACCTTGGAGGAGGTTCCGCTGAGTGAACGCCCACTCAACCACCTGCTCTCccctccaagcccccccccccccccctaacgtGGACTCAAAGGGAGGAGGGAGTCACGCACTAAAtaccaacccccccgcccccaacaccGTGAGGGCTTGATGGAGTACGTGCACTTGTTTATGCAGACGGCTTGAAGTCAGTACTCGCTACGATATCGTCGTCAGGCTAGCGGCGAACTGCCAAGCGAGTCCGTCTCGATGGAAACTCGTCTGCTTATCAGCGTTCGGTCATTGTTattattcacccccccccacacacacaatcggCTCGCTAGATAATTTAGCTCTTCACAGCCTCTCTGACTTAGCGACATGACATTTAGTAGGCCCGTCGATCATGAAtaggcccacaaaaaaaaatgtctgaagaAGCCACACTTGTGAAAACACAAGAGGCCGCCATTTGCTTTCCAAGTGGCCAATTTAGATCCTGGGGGGGCTGTACTCTTGACAACGTTTTGGTCATTTCACCCTTGAGCCGATTTGACGTCACATAAAATCGAGTAGGCAAGTTTATCATgcacagacccacaaaaaaaaagtctcaaaagccGTGCTTTAAAATGCAAAGAACGACCACCATTTTGCagtcattttggccatttccagACAAGGCGCGGGAGCCCGGGAAAGGGGCGGGGCCGCGTGGCCGTGCCCGCGTGACCACATGTCACGTCTCCTCCCAGCTGTCCCATCGGTGCGACGGATGATTAGCAtccatgaatgaatgatgagtcATTCTTCATTCATTGCTTCGAGGGATTAAACACGAGATGCTAATTTTCACTAAAGAGGCGCTCACATTTCAAGTCCAATTAGGTTGAAGGCAAACTACTTGTGACCACTTCTCCGCATCAATTTTCCAAATAACATTGGAATGAAGTGGCTAAAAAGGATGAGTCGTGTCATCGGGAGGCCTTTTGGGCAGCTGAACGGGACTTTGACGCGTGCCTGAAGTCTTTCGGGGCCTTCGGGGTCTTGTGGTTGACATCCAAACCAATCCGTCAAACTGCCAATGAACCGCTCACCGAAACGCTAGCGTCATGTTGCAAATGTGGaaacacctcctcctcctccttggagAGGAAGATCTGCTGACTCGGCCTGAAGCACGTAAGCGGCATCTGTCGGCTCCTCGTGGGAGGATCCTAACCTCCACTTGTGCGGTTCTTTTGCGATGCTAATGAGCCACCGAGTCACCGCTTTGATGCCGGCAATCGGCTTTCGCCAACCTCGTCGCGGCATCGTCTTGACAAATTCACACTGGCGGTCAAAGGCTAAGCTAGCAGCAAGCTACTCGTGACTTCAAACACAACTAACAGGGAGGTTGTGTCGCGGTacataaaacaacaataatactaTACGAGAGAACACACAGCATCGACAAAAATACGATCAGAACAACTATTCCAACATACGTGTGCGCACAAAATGCCTGTAATCTGCAGCTGTGATGAGTCACGCTCATTCATCAACATTCCGCTACTAGCATTAGCATGAGCTCACGGAGAATAAAGAAGGGACGTGGGGGGTCCACTGGGAGCAAAAAGAAGACATTAGGGGAGGCGTCGTGGGTTACTAAGAGGTCGTTTACAGCTGCTCTGGCTCGCCCAGACAGGAAGCGCATCAGGAGTCAATATTTATGAGCGTGACTCACTGGGAATCAAACCGGCGGCTTCATGCTAACAGCTCGATAAACACTTCAATAGCCTCGTCGGCTGAGCGGGCGAACCGAAGATGCGCGCTCCGTTTAAGATgctaacgttaaaaaaaaaaaaaggatgctatGCTAACACACTTTCAAATGCGAACACGTTACGTACGTGGACGCTGCCCCACTCAGAGATGCTAAAGTTTTGCAGATACGTGCACATTTCGAGGTGGCAAAACACAATTGAACGCTAACCCAATCGGAGACGGCCATTCCGTGATCAAGGCGAACAAACTCGAAGATGCTAATATTGATAGGCGTTAGCGCACTTGCTGATGCCAACAGATGTACACACGCTAACATGTGTTAAGGCGCCATTTTGTGGCACAAATGGGCAAGACTTTATCGACGGATGAGATATATAAATACAGAGACCGCGAGATCAATGCAGAGCGATGATGCCAGgatgtggcggccattttgtagtCACACAAAAATCACTGGTGctatttctgatttttttttggggggggtgggggggggcattcttcATTCCCATGAATTAGCTTGGAGCCAAGGCTACATGGCTTCTTACCGTCACCTTGTTCCCCTTTGGCGCAGCTTCCTTCGGAGTCGCGGAGGCCCAGCGTAGCGGCGGTGGGCAGGCTGGCCCCCAAGATGGACGCCAGCGCGGGTCCTTTCCTGGCGGGCCCCCGCAGCTCCCGCTCCAAGTCGTCGGCGGCGTCTCCGATCTGCTCCAGCTCGATGAGCTTCTCCAGGGTTAGCTCGGCGAGATCTTTGCCAAAGTGTTTGGCCACCGCCTTCAAAACGTCATCTTCGTCCTCCGTTTGCTTTgcgccctcttcctcctcctcctcctcctgctcctcgggAGACGCGCCCAGGGCCTCGTTCACGTGCTTCTGCAAATCTACATCGACAGCGTTGCACATTTTTATCGACAGCCTCCTCAGCgcaaaaaaactttttcttcagtttttcaGCATCGTGTTTCATCGTCGATTCTTGACTCGCTCAACAAATCGACGCAAAGGTCGCCGACCTTGTTTGGCGTACGCGGCGTAAACTCCTCGCAGGCACGGTCGGCTGCTTTCCAGCTGAGAGTCGATTTGGTCCTGGTAGCTTTCGATCTCACCTGCAAGATTTTCCCGCTGGTGAcgactgttgacttgactttggcgTTGGTCATACCTTCAATGTCATCCATCTTCTTCTTCAGCTCCGCCTCaatctgaaacaaacaaaaacaagacgaaTGAAGTGGCCCATcgtatggttaaaaaaaaaaaagacaacgggTGACATCATTTGACtgagcaaaaaacaaatctcCCGAGGCACTGCGGTGTTTCGTTTGTTGTGCTCCAAACTTTATTTGCGCTTGCGAGGAGCTAAAACAAGGAAGCGGTCAATGGCGATGCCCAACATGCCTGCTGTGCTTTCTTTTTGCGCAGTCCGGCTGTGAAGCAGGGCGGATCGCACTCTTGGTCCAAGTCCACCTTCATGAACTCCTCCACCGTCAGCAGGCTGGTGGGCGTGTCCGAAAACTCCACCagtctaacacacacacactggctttAAactaaagaaccccccccccccgccccactaatccccatttgtgtgtgtggcgtgcacacactcacggctgacaacgaggcgctctaaagaaGTGGTGCCGATAGACTATCTGAAGGGAAAATGCACTTGTatctattgtttgttttttttttggtgggggggggtacatgGGGGGACTTTTTtaaaagctgcaaaacgctcacccACCTTTTTCTCAGCGTGCTGTCACACACTTTGACCACATCGATGATTTCTTTGGTGGTGCGGCGAAAGTCGTGCAGGCGAGCGGCGACCAGGAGcgctacaaacacacacacacacacacacacacacaattgtggAGCTGATGAAGTGTCTCGTCAGTGTATGTTTGCTTTTGCTAAAAGTCAAAATACTTTCCTAACTGGGGCTTGACGGATTGACCAGAAATGATACTCgtccttttcaaaatgttttggcgATTCCACCCCCCCGCGCCACCCCTCACCCCAAGGGGTAGGTACGTATGCGTGCATGTAGAAGTCCAAGTGTTATGTAATGAGCAGCCGAGCGGGCCTTGAAGGAGAACGCTTACGTAAACTCGATTAGAGCGGCTGAGCGGCTAAAAGCGACTttgtgcctgcgtgcgtgcgcgtactTCCTTGCACCTGCGCGCACGCGCCACGGCTCACGAACAGCATCCCGCCCGCAACATGGACATCAGTGTTATTAGCGCAATTATTATTTCCACGCATCTTGTTTCAGGGCCAGGAAATGGAATGACTCATTTGGGCCGCCTTTTGCCGCAAACATTCTCGTGCGGGCGCATCCGTCTCCATCTTTTATGAACATTAAACATTCAGGCGGGAGAGCGCAGGAACATGTGCGGACGCACACGGGCAGGCACGCGCAGATTATGGAGGATGAAGGAAGAAGAAGCAGTTGCAGCACTTCGACAAGCGTCAAAGCATGTAGCTGACAACTTCGAATGGGATTCGCGTACCTTGCGCTTCGTTTCTACATTTGGCAATTCAGGTCTTACGAGGTTATTTGTGCAAAATGATTCTCCGAATATTTGGATTAAATTCATGGCAATGTTATCATtgtcattttccatgaaaaatggaaaaaaaatccgctaatattttcattttatcctCTCGCGATTTtgatcaaaattaaaaaattttaatttgaattttttttaatttcattaatTAGACAACGGATGAGGGGGAAGCGGATATTGGAGTCAACGGATGCAATGAAGATGTAACGCGGAATGTCGGAGGACAGAGAGGGCCAAGCATTGAACCTTGGGGAACACCAAGCCCCAATGTTGACGTCAAGGCGGCTCGATGTAATCGGCAGAACGGCGGCGACGGCGTTTTCCGGCGCTTACCGGCCCCGCAGAGTCCGGAGGGCCTTCGTCCGGTGTGCATCCAGTCCCTCTTCATTCTCTGCACCAGCCTCAACGCCGTCATGGACACGTCGTGGTTCTTGTCGCCGAACTCCAGCAGCTGGGCGAAGCGCGGGATGTAAAGGCACGGGTCTGCCCGTCGGTCAGGCGTTTGCAAAAGACAAAGCCAAAGCGACGTGAGAATCCCATTTGAGGTTTGACGTCACGCGAACGAGCTGGCGCTAAGCTAACCTCCGCAATTTCTCTAAAGTAAAAATTCCAGACAAACCGTAACGGCTGCAATAAAATTCCATTCTATTCTATTGTTCTTGTGACGAAGGGACTTTTCATTTGTCTTACTGACTTAATGGAGCTAACCATGGAAGAGATACATGTGTAAGTTTATCGATGGATTTGCTACTCTTTTGGAATTTGTGTTTCGGGAAAAGCAGAGCTGTAGAAATGTCATTGTTATTACAAAATGGCAACTCTTGATTCCGTTTGTATCTCATTGCAAAGAGACAACATTTATTGTCAGTACTCTTATGATTGATATTTTCCAGCCTCAAGTGTTATTGTCATCGTTTCAGGATGACGATCATATTCAAAACAATTTCAACCATGAATAACGGATTATTGTTTTGGCTTTAACTCGGAATGGTAGCGTGAGCAcccagtgacgtcacatacacgGGTGAATGTGATTGGTCGACAGCGAGCGAAGGAGGGCGAAGGGAAAAGCGGGGACGAGAACAAAAAtggaaggttaaaaaaaaagaagaaaaaaaaaagaaaataaagcttCGAGCCCTGATGAAAAGTCTCCGCAACAACCCGTCGCCGAGCTCCAATGTGAGCCACTCGAAGCGGGGAGGGCGGAAGAGAGATTAGCTGCTGGAGAAGGAGcggagcgagagagggagagagagagagagagagaaagcgatgTGGAAAAGCGAAAACAGGCAAAGCAGCGACCAGGAAAAAGTGTTGGCGTTCCAAGTTGGCGGAGCAAGACGAAAAAGAAGAACGCCGAGGCCCGGGAGGATATTTTTAGATGCGCTGCTGGCGTAAACTTGGCCGACGACGCCGTTTTCAAAATCGGCGCAGACGAGGAAGCGGAGCGACGCGACTGAACTGAAGCCTCCGGGAAAAGCCCCGCTTGGTCGGACCCGTCGTcgcgctttctttcttttttttgttttgtttgttttttgtgttttttttcctccctctgcCGTCGCGCGCCGATGCCCACGGCGGACTGCCGGCTGCTCCGTCATGGCCGGATCATGAGGTGCCTGAgctgcctgctgctgctgcccgaCACACTGCGAAAGTCCAAGAAGCTCGGCGCGCTCCCGGCGAGGCTCCCGCTGCCGTCCTCCGACAAGCACACGAAGATGGCCGCGGAGCTGTGCGCCGCCAACAACGGCGGCGGCAACCCCGCGAGCGGCACCGCGGTGGCGGACGCCGACAAGACGGCGACGAAAGAGGCCACGgcgacggcgacggcggcggccacCGTGAGCCAGGCCGCCGGCGGGGATGGAGaagaaggcggcggcggcggccgtggCGGAGGAGGCGCGGCGG
This sequence is a window from Hippocampus zosterae strain Florida chromosome 14, ASM2543408v3, whole genome shotgun sequence. Protein-coding genes within it:
- the brf1a gene encoding BRF1 RNA polymerase III transcription initiation factor subunit a; its protein translation is MSRTCKNCGSSDVDVDHARGDATCMVCGSVLEDNIIVSEVEFVESGGGGSLAVGQFVSSEGGPGLPSFGDGHLAHAGSESRAQTLRRAKEHIGVLGHQLQLNQQCLNTAFNFYKMALAKHLTCGRKAAHVMAACIYLVCRTEGTPHMLLDLSDIVQVNVYTLGKTFLALSKDLCIKPPAIDPCLYIPRFAQLLEFGDKNHDVSMTALRLVQRMKRDWMHTGRRPSGLCGAALLVAARLHDFRRTTKEIIDVVKVCDSTLRKRLVEFSDTPTSLLTVEEFMKVDLDQECDPPCFTAGLRKKKAQQIEAELKKKMDDIEGEIESYQDQIDSQLESSRPCLRGVYAAYAKQDLQKHVNEALGASPEEQEEEEEEEGAKQTEDEDDVLKAVAKHFGKDLAELTLEKLIELEQIGDAADDLERELRGPARKGPALASILGASLPTAATLGLRDSEGSCAKGEQGDESSAEGGELDLSGIDDNEIELYLLSENEIKVKTALWMAENSDYLKEQKEKEAKIAMEKELGIYKEKKKRAMPKRRADIRADTADEAIGKMLEQKKISTKINYDVLKDLNLKPPASPAQSPRGSAATSRQSGRYQRPGSRSLNLSTPLSCLGKRLQPFVTGQPNKKMAVQQPSSAAPVAAAAPPAPLVESGPVVYDDAAADEDEDEEEESCMSAVALMGTQDYGCDNYDDGF